In Flavobacterium cerinum, one genomic interval encodes:
- a CDS encoding MFS transporter, translated as MDVSSTKTNYPALYTLINVFFFWGFIAAGNSIFIPFCKHYFELDQFQSQLIDFAFYTAYYMGALLLFIFGTLKGSDVVGKWGYKKSIVYGLLFSALGAGAMIVAVKSNVYLGMLIGLFIVALGFSLQQTAANPFAISLGDPKTGASRVNLGGGINSFGTTIGPIMVGLALFGSTASVTDEQIKHLELDKVIWLYIGVGLLFLGAAAMFYFSKKVPAGVSDEPMEKAGKAMRFLIVMTVLLALIFTQVFNSYKSEAAKKIEGLEIKIETLKKNISVNEDHVQIDNKVKTIQAEIKELKKPLEKERMYWLSGALVVIIGGLLFVKQSALKRSEGWGAMQYPQLVLGMLAIFTYVGVEVAIGSNLGELLKLPEFGGYQSSEIAPYISMYWGSLMIGRWAGAISVFNLSKTKRMIALIVVPLIAFLVVLRLNRLVGQDVTPLYYYVICVLAQIGAFFLSQDKPARTLMVFGCLGLAAMITGLLTEGMVAVYAFLAGGLACSIMWPAIFSLSLMGLGKYTAQGSAFLVMMILGGGIIPPIQGKLADIIGIHNSYVIPVLCFAYLTFFAIIVKSILARQKIDVDVIEVKSGH; from the coding sequence ATGGATGTATCGTCAACGAAGACAAATTACCCGGCACTGTACACACTAATCAACGTGTTTTTTTTCTGGGGATTTATTGCTGCCGGAAATAGTATTTTTATTCCTTTCTGTAAACATTATTTCGAACTCGACCAATTTCAGTCACAGCTTATCGATTTTGCTTTTTATACGGCCTATTATATGGGAGCTTTGCTGTTGTTTATCTTCGGTACGCTAAAAGGGAGTGATGTTGTCGGTAAATGGGGATACAAGAAAAGTATCGTATACGGTCTTTTGTTTTCTGCATTGGGTGCCGGAGCGATGATCGTGGCCGTGAAAAGTAATGTCTATCTCGGTATGCTGATCGGATTGTTTATTGTGGCTCTGGGGTTTTCGTTACAGCAAACTGCGGCTAACCCGTTTGCGATTTCATTGGGCGATCCGAAAACAGGAGCCAGTAGGGTAAATCTTGGCGGTGGAATTAATTCATTCGGAACGACTATCGGACCGATTATGGTAGGGCTTGCTTTGTTTGGTTCTACAGCATCCGTAACAGACGAACAGATTAAACATCTGGAATTGGATAAAGTGATTTGGCTGTATATTGGCGTTGGTTTGTTATTTCTGGGAGCAGCGGCGATGTTTTATTTTTCGAAAAAAGTACCGGCCGGTGTTTCGGATGAACCGATGGAAAAAGCGGGAAAAGCAATGCGCTTTCTGATTGTAATGACAGTATTGCTGGCGTTGATTTTTACGCAGGTATTTAATAGTTATAAAAGCGAAGCTGCGAAAAAAATTGAAGGACTCGAAATAAAGATTGAAACTTTAAAAAAGAATATCTCGGTTAATGAGGATCATGTGCAGATTGATAATAAAGTAAAAACGATTCAAGCTGAGATTAAAGAACTGAAGAAACCATTGGAAAAGGAGAGGATGTATTGGTTATCCGGTGCATTAGTCGTGATCATCGGCGGATTGTTATTTGTGAAGCAAAGCGCCTTAAAACGAAGTGAAGGTTGGGGTGCCATGCAGTATCCGCAATTGGTTCTGGGAATGTTAGCGATCTTTACCTATGTGGGAGTGGAAGTGGCTATCGGGAGTAATCTTGGTGAGTTGTTAAAACTACCGGAATTCGGCGGATATCAATCTTCTGAAATCGCTCCGTATATTTCGATGTATTGGGGGAGTCTTATGATCGGGCGTTGGGCCGGAGCTATAAGTGTTTTTAATCTGAGTAAAACAAAAAGAATGATAGCCTTAATTGTGGTGCCGTTAATCGCCTTTTTGGTAGTTTTAAGGTTGAATCGCCTGGTTGGACAGGATGTAACGCCGCTTTACTATTATGTAATTTGCGTATTGGCTCAGATCGGAGCCTTTTTCCTGAGTCAGGATAAACCGGCAAGAACGCTGATGGTTTTCGGTTGTTTAGGATTGGCAGCGATGATAACCGGACTTTTAACGGAAGGAATGGTTGCTGTTTATGCTTTCCTTGCCGGTGGATTGGCTTGTAGTATCATGTGGCCGGCTATTTTTAGTCTTTCGTTAATGGGATTAGGAAAATATACAGCACAGGGATCGGCATTTTTAGTAATGATGATTCTGGGTGGTGGTATTATTCCTCCGATTCAAGGAAAACTGGCTGATATAATCGGAATTCACAATTCCTATGTGATTCCGGTGCTGTGTTTCGCTTACCTGACATTCTTCGCTATTATCGTAAAATCGATATTAGCCCGACAAAAAATTGATGTTGATGTTATTGAAGTCAAAAGCGGACATTAA
- a CDS encoding EamA family transporter, producing MKATKYYLAAFVAFLIWGFFSLGLKPIHHYPSLDILFYRVFLGVILMSLINVLFRGQIIKKDIAAFKNMLPNHKRQILFLTFGGALLLMANWFFFIYVMNHVSVKAASFAYMVCPILTTVFAYFILREKLSIWQWTAVGISVFSCVLLSYNHFMDIFYSLIVAATYALYLVSQRKNSEMDKFLLLNVQLLIAGLFMLPFYPVYSGALPTEGLFYICLFVIVVLFTIIPLFLNLYALKGVSSATVGIMIYINPIINFLLAVFYFKEPVTGLQLLAYSLILLSIVVFNEKLLFKRTKKQLEV from the coding sequence ATGAAAGCAACAAAATACTACCTGGCTGCTTTTGTAGCCTTTTTGATCTGGGGATTTTTCAGTTTAGGACTAAAACCCATTCATCATTATCCTTCGCTCGATATTTTATTTTACCGCGTTTTTTTGGGCGTTATCCTTATGTCGTTGATCAACGTTTTGTTCCGTGGTCAGATTATCAAAAAAGATATTGCTGCTTTTAAAAATATGCTGCCGAATCACAAACGACAAATTCTGTTTCTGACTTTCGGCGGTGCTTTACTGTTAATGGCAAACTGGTTCTTTTTTATCTATGTGATGAATCATGTGAGTGTCAAAGCGGCTTCGTTTGCTTATATGGTCTGTCCGATATTGACTACGGTTTTTGCCTATTTTATTCTTCGGGAAAAATTGAGTATCTGGCAATGGACGGCTGTAGGAATTAGTGTTTTTAGCTGTGTATTGTTGTCCTATAATCATTTTATGGATATCTTCTATAGTTTGATTGTGGCGGCTACGTATGCCTTATATTTAGTTAGCCAACGAAAGAACAGTGAAATGGATAAGTTCCTGCTGTTAAATGTTCAGTTGTTGATCGCCGGATTATTTATGCTGCCGTTTTATCCGGTGTATAGCGGAGCATTGCCAACGGAAGGTTTGTTTTATATTTGTTTATTCGTAATCGTTGTGTTGTTTACGATAATCCCCTTATTTTTGAATTTGTACGCGCTCAAAGGAGTCAGTTCGGCAACGGTGGGAATCATGATCTATATCAATCCGATCATTAATTTCCTGTTAGCTGTTTTCTATTTTAAAGAACCGGTAACGGGATTGCAGTTATTGGCCTATTCGCTGATCTTGCTTTCAATAGTGGTTTTTAACGAAAAATTACTATTTAAGCGTACTAAAAAACAATTGGAAGTATAA
- a CDS encoding ATP-binding cassette domain-containing protein gives MNYCLEADSIIKSYGDDPLLTDIYLKCETNDIIGILGRNGTGKSTLLKILFGTMEAENKSIRINNTVYETPYQQKNLFAFLPQNHFIPGYFSVEKAISLFLPSAIGISLYEDSVIRSIRSKKIRDLSAGELRYLEVKLVLHLESHFVLLDEPYSSLSPLLTDDINRQIEEKTAQKGFIITDHHYESIFKIATKIYLLKNGQAYPIRNKLELVEMGYLKSNML, from the coding sequence ATGAACTATTGCCTTGAAGCAGACAGCATCATCAAATCCTATGGTGATGATCCGCTACTGACCGATATTTACCTGAAATGCGAAACGAATGATATTATCGGTATTTTAGGACGGAACGGTACCGGCAAATCGACTTTGCTAAAAATACTTTTCGGTACAATGGAAGCCGAAAACAAGTCAATCCGGATTAACAATACGGTTTACGAAACACCTTACCAACAAAAGAACCTGTTTGCTTTTTTACCTCAAAATCATTTTATCCCCGGATATTTTAGTGTCGAAAAAGCTATTTCCTTATTTTTACCATCAGCGATCGGCATTTCATTATATGAAGATTCAGTTATTCGGAGCATTCGCAGTAAAAAAATCCGGGATTTATCAGCCGGAGAACTGCGTTATCTTGAGGTGAAACTGGTTTTACATCTTGAATCTCATTTTGTTTTGCTGGATGAACCTTATTCAAGTCTGTCGCCGCTTTTAACCGATGACATCAACCGGCAAATTGAAGAAAAGACAGCCCAAAAAGGTTTTATCATTACCGATCACCATTATGAAAGTATTTTTAAAATAGCGACTAAAATATATCTGTTAAAAAACGGACAAGCCTATCCGATCCGAAACAAACTGGAACTGGTCGAAATGGGCTATTTAAAATCCAATATGTTATAA
- a CDS encoding Smr/MutS family protein → MFSVGDHVAALDEDISGVVKEVKKDQVLVETKDGFLMTFFVNELIKMDKSSKLDVFNSGMTLDAVLKEKELPKKRSFVKEKRSRKDDFVLEIDLHIEKLVPSKRGMSNYDILTLQMETAQRQIEFALKNRIPRIVFIHGIGEGILKAELDFLLGRYDNIVFQDADYQKYGLGATAVYFKQNPNR, encoded by the coding sequence ATGTTTAGTGTAGGTGATCATGTTGCAGCGTTAGATGAGGATATCAGCGGTGTGGTTAAAGAAGTGAAAAAAGATCAGGTTTTAGTGGAAACTAAGGATGGTTTTTTGATGACATTTTTTGTCAACGAATTAATTAAAATGGATAAATCCAGCAAGTTAGACGTGTTTAATTCAGGAATGACTTTAGATGCCGTTTTGAAAGAGAAAGAGCTGCCTAAAAAGCGCTCTTTTGTAAAAGAAAAGCGTTCCCGAAAGGATGATTTTGTACTGGAAATCGATTTGCATATCGAAAAATTAGTGCCTTCTAAAAGAGGAATGTCGAACTATGATATCCTTACTTTGCAAATGGAAACGGCACAACGACAGATCGAATTTGCATTGAAAAACAGGATTCCGAGAATCGTTTTTATTCACGGAATCGGAGAAGGAATTTTAAAAGCGGAGTTGGATTTTCTACTTGGACGTTATGATAATATCGTCTTTCAGGATGCCGATTATCAGAAATACGGACTGGGCGCAACGGCGGTTTATTTTAAACAGAATCCTAATCGCTAG
- a CDS encoding GNAT family N-acetyltransferase: MKIHTRTFDAFTITTDKSKLDINVIHRYLSGESYWSKDIPIERIQKSIENALCFGVYHNDQQIGYAKVVSDFSTMAYLGDVFILESYRGQGLSKQLMETIMSHPELQNLRRWILLTADAHELYKKYGWQPIASPEKWMEIHQPDIFRKL; encoded by the coding sequence ATGAAAATCCACACCCGTACATTCGACGCCTTTACCATTACCACCGACAAATCCAAGCTCGACATCAACGTTATTCATCGCTATTTATCCGGTGAATCGTACTGGAGCAAAGACATCCCGATAGAACGTATTCAGAAATCCATAGAAAACGCTTTGTGTTTCGGAGTTTATCACAATGATCAACAAATTGGGTATGCCAAAGTTGTTTCCGATTTCTCCACTATGGCTTATCTGGGTGATGTTTTTATACTGGAAAGCTATCGCGGCCAAGGATTATCCAAACAACTGATGGAAACCATCATGTCACATCCGGAATTACAAAATTTACGCCGTTGGATTTTGCTTACGGCCGATGCACACGAATTATATAAAAAATACGGATGGCAACCGATAGCCAGTCCGGAAAAATGGATGGAAATCCACCAGCCGGATATTTTCCGTAAGCTATAA
- a CDS encoding cysteine desulfurase family protein has protein sequence MKKVYLDNAATTAIRPEVAQEMMKVLTEEYGNPSSTHSFGRSAKVLLETARKSIAKHLNATAQEIIFTSCGTEADNWILRSAVKDLGVIRIITSKVEHHAVLHTVEALQKEYAIQVDYVKLNADGTVDFTHLSELLDQELKTIVSLIHVNNETGTILDLERTGRICKQYGAYFHSDTVQSIGKMEMDLQALPVDFIVASAHKFHGPKGVGFAFVRKNTGLQPLLYGGEQEKGLRAGTEGIHQIVGMAKALELAYLNLESERNHVTSLKQYLTDKLKTTFPGAMINGGENGFYNIVNVLLPFSDDKTAMILFHLDMKGIAVSRGSACQSGSVKPSHVLAEILSEADVKKPSLRISLSHYNTNEDIDLLLTALKAV, from the coding sequence ATGAAAAAAGTATATCTTGATAATGCGGCTACGACTGCTATTCGGCCGGAAGTCGCTCAGGAAATGATGAAAGTACTGACGGAAGAATACGGAAATCCGTCTTCTACGCATAGTTTCGGACGTAGTGCTAAAGTATTATTGGAAACGGCTCGAAAGTCCATAGCAAAGCATTTAAATGCGACTGCGCAGGAGATTATATTCACTTCGTGCGGTACGGAAGCGGATAACTGGATATTGCGATCGGCTGTAAAAGATTTGGGCGTAATCCGTATCATTACATCGAAAGTGGAACATCATGCGGTTTTGCATACGGTTGAAGCACTTCAAAAAGAATATGCTATTCAGGTCGATTATGTAAAGCTAAATGCCGACGGAACGGTCGATTTTACGCATTTAAGCGAACTATTGGATCAGGAATTGAAAACCATAGTGAGTCTGATTCATGTGAATAACGAAACCGGAACAATCCTGGATTTGGAAAGAACCGGACGGATCTGTAAGCAATACGGAGCCTATTTTCATTCGGATACCGTACAGTCAATAGGGAAAATGGAAATGGATTTGCAGGCATTACCGGTTGATTTTATCGTGGCAAGTGCGCATAAATTTCACGGTCCGAAAGGAGTCGGTTTTGCTTTTGTCCGAAAAAATACAGGATTACAACCGTTATTATACGGAGGTGAACAGGAAAAGGGATTGCGTGCCGGAACGGAAGGAATACATCAGATTGTCGGTATGGCAAAAGCGTTGGAATTAGCATATCTGAATTTAGAATCCGAACGCAATCACGTGACATCGTTAAAACAATATTTGACAGATAAACTGAAAACGACATTTCCGGGCGCAATGATTAACGGAGGTGAAAACGGTTTTTATAATATTGTAAATGTATTATTGCCTTTTTCGGATGATAAAACAGCTATGATCTTGTTTCATCTGGATATGAAAGGAATTGCAGTGTCGAGAGGAAGTGCTTGTCAGTCGGGAAGTGTTAAGCCGTCGCATGTATTGGCTGAAATATTATCAGAAGCAGATGTTAAAAAACCGAGCCTGCGGATTTCATTAAGCCACTACAATACAAATGAAGATATCGATTTGTTGCTAACAGCTTTAAAAGCGGTTTAA